In the Populus trichocarpa isolate Nisqually-1 chromosome 1, P.trichocarpa_v4.1, whole genome shotgun sequence genome, one interval contains:
- the LOC7487037 gene encoding serine/threonine-protein kinase UCNL, with product MELPPPFPRPPPPPPPQDQQHQKDLDFDSIRAIKVLGKGAMGTVFLVHNQETDSTAKNRFALKVVEKSTLHTKFDAERRARWEIQVLNQLSTPKTTHPFLPNLISSIETQEFLAWSVPFCPGGDLNVLRHRQNDHVFSPAVIRFYLAEIVCALDHLHQMGIVYRDLKPENILIQHSGHVTLTDFDLSRTLTRKTVRNLVPNAAASCNNLITVSEIEQEPQKKQQQHHIRNLTRWWFVNDVQHKKNGLKKAKSARVSPVSRRKLSFNNGERSNSFVGTEEYVSPEVVRGDGHEFAVDWWALGILSFEMLYGTTPFVGKNRKETFRNVLAKKPEFIGKRNELTDLIERLLEKDPTQRLGYQRGACEIKEHVFFKGVRWDLLTEVLRPPFIPSRDDGELTERATAAGVDIREYFKDLRAPPPSMPPSPSSDYYMKLSEF from the coding sequence atggAGCTCCCACCACCCTTCCCAagaccaccacctcctccaccaccacaagACCAGCAACACCAGAAAGATTTAGACTTTGACAGCATTAGAGCCATCAAAGTCCTCGGCAAAGGAGCCATGGGGACAGTCTTCCTTGTACACAACCAAGAAACTGACTCCACAGCCAAGAACCGATTTGCCCTCAAAGTAGTCGAGAAATCCACCCTCCATACCAAATTCGACGCCGAACGCCGTGCACGGTGGGAGATCCAAGTCTTGAACCAATTATCCACCCCAAAAACAACCCACCCATTTCTCCCCAACCTCATTTCCTCCATAGAAACCCAAGAATTCCTCGCTTGGTCTGTCCCCTTTTGTCCCGGTGGTGACCTCAACGTCCTCCGCCACCGCCAAAACGACCATGTTTTCTCCCCTGCTGTAATCCGTTTTTACTTAGCTGAAATCGTTTGTGCTCTTGATCACCTCCACCAAATGGGCATTGTTTACAGAGACCTAAAGCCTGAGAACATTTTGATACAACATTCCGGTCACGTTACTCTTACAGACTTTGATCTTTCTCGTACGTTAACGAGAAAAACGGTAAGAAATCTTGTCCCTAACGCCGCCGCGAGCTGCAATAATTTAATCACCGTCAGCGAAATTGAACAGGAACCTCAAAAGAAGCAGCAACAACATCATATAAGGAACTTGACGAGGTGGTGGTTTGTTAATGATGTTCAACACAAAAAGAACGGGCTAAAGAAGGCAAAATCTGCACGAGTTAGCCCGGTGAGTCGGAGAAAACTAAGCTTCAACAATGGAGAACGGTCCAACTCGTTCGTGGGCACAGAGGAATATGTCTCGCCGGAGGTTGTAAGAGGAGATGGGCACGAGTTCGCTGTTGATTGGTGGGCTCTTGGAATTTTGAGCTTCGAGATGTTATACGGGACGACGCCTTTTGTAGGGAAGAACCGGAAGGAAACGTTTCGAAACGTATTGGCCAAGAAGCCGGAGTTTATCGGGAAACGAAACGAGTTAACAGACTTGATTGAACGGCTGTTAGAGAAGGACCCCACACAAAGGTTGGGGTATCAACGTGGAGCTTGTGAGATTAAGGAGCATGTGTTTTTTAAGGGTGTAAGGTGGGACCTATTAACGGAAGTCCTAAGACCGCCGTTTATTCCGTCGAGAGACGACGGGGAGTTAACGGAGAGGGCAACGGCAGCTGGGGTGGATATAAGGGAGTATTTTAAAGATTTAAGGGCGCCACCTCCGTCAATGCCTCCGTCACCGTCTTCGGATTATTACATGAAATTGTCAGAATTCTGA